A genome region from Rattus norvegicus strain BN/NHsdMcwi chromosome 17, GRCr8, whole genome shotgun sequence includes the following:
- the LOC120097800 gene encoding thymosin beta-10-like isoform X2, whose product MADKRDMREIASFDKAKLKKTETQEKNTLPTKKTIEQEKRSEIS is encoded by the coding sequence ATGGCAGATAAGCGGGACATGAGGGAAATCGCCAGCTTCGATAAGGCCAAGCTGAAGAAAACCGAGACGCAGGAGAAGAACACCCTGCCGACCAAAAAGACCATTGAACAGGAAAAGAGGAGTGAAATCTCCTAA
- the LOC120097800 gene encoding uncharacterized protein LOC120097800 isoform X1 translates to MISKREVTIVHPTIQKCLQEGEAEVVCNASGSTWSASLERESTSCKKMADKRDMREIASFDKAKLKKTETQEKNTLPTKKTIEQEKRSEIS, encoded by the exons atgatttccaaaagagAGGTTACTATTGTTCATCCCACGATACAAAAGTGCCTGCAAGAGGGTGAGGCAGAAGTTGTCTG CAACGCGAGTGGGAGCACCTGGAGCGCGAGCTTGGAACGAGAATCCACGAGTTGTAAGAAAATGGCAGATAAGCGGGACATGAGGGAAATCGCCAGCTTCGATAAGGCCAAGCTGAAGAAAACCGAGACGCAGGAGAAGAACACCCTGCCGACCAAAAAGACCATTGAACAGGAAAAGAGGAGTGAAATCTCCTAA